In a single window of the Bacillus clarus genome:
- a CDS encoding SDR family NAD(P)-dependent oxidoreductase, with amino-acid sequence MTVRLTEGVMKMKLAGKVAVVTGGGVGIGRSTALLLAEQGAKVIVTDIDQDGGQATVEEIMNLGGEALFVSYDMEKQGDWQRVVSFAMEAYSHIDMLFHNAGLYKIDSIFSRQQGNDSNVFCMNDVWIEIKQLTSSFMKQQEEVVPSDLPIFGIINTKEQSFHTVEALA; translated from the coding sequence ATGACGGTAAGACTTACAGAAGGGGTAATGAAAATGAAGCTTGCAGGAAAAGTTGCCGTTGTAACTGGCGGTGGCGTCGGTATTGGACGTAGTACAGCTCTTTTGTTGGCAGAACAAGGTGCAAAAGTAATTGTAACAGACATCGATCAAGACGGTGGACAAGCAACAGTAGAGGAAATTATGAATTTAGGCGGAGAAGCACTCTTTGTATCCTATGATATGGAGAAACAAGGAGATTGGCAACGCGTTGTCAGTTTTGCTATGGAAGCATATAGTCATATTGATATGCTCTTTCACAATGCTGGTTTATATAAAATAGATTCTATTTTCTCCCGCCAACAAGGGAACGATTCCAATGTATTTTGTATGAATGACGTTTGGATAGAGATAAAACAATTAACGTCATCTTTTATGAAACAGCAAGAAGAAGTGGTGCCCAGTGATTTGCCCATTTTTGGAATTATCAACACGAAAGAACAATCATTTCATACAGTAGAAGCCTTAGCATAA
- a CDS encoding ABC transporter ATP-binding protein — protein sequence MAELKLENIYKIYDNNVTAVTDFNLHIQDKEFIVFVGPSGCGKSTTLRMVAGLEDISKGEFSIDGKLMNDVPPKDRDIAMVFQNYALYPHMSVYDNMAFGLKLRKIPKDEIDRRVKDAAQILGLGEYLNRKPKALSGGQRQRVALGRAIVRDAKVFLMDEPLSNLDAKLRVAMRSEISKLHQRLGTTTIYVTHDQTEAMTMASRLVVMKDGKIQQIGAPKEVYETPENIFVGGFIGSPAMNFFHGTLTEAEFVIDNALKIKVSEGKMKLLREQGYVNKEIVLGIRPEDIHDELLFLEASKSTTFTTKIEVAELLGAESILYMKLGNQDFAARVDARHTFAHGDQIKLAFDMNKAHFFDSQTEIRIR from the coding sequence ATGGCAGAACTAAAGTTAGAAAACATTTATAAAATATATGATAATAACGTAACAGCAGTAACCGATTTTAATTTACATATTCAAGATAAAGAGTTTATCGTGTTCGTCGGTCCATCTGGGTGCGGAAAATCTACAACATTACGAATGGTAGCTGGCCTTGAAGATATTTCAAAAGGAGAATTTTCAATTGATGGTAAGTTAATGAATGATGTTCCTCCAAAAGATCGAGATATTGCAATGGTCTTTCAAAACTATGCCCTATACCCACATATGAGCGTTTACGATAATATGGCATTCGGATTAAAGCTTCGTAAAATACCGAAAGATGAAATCGATCGTCGTGTGAAAGATGCAGCTCAAATTTTAGGGCTGGGAGAATATTTAAATCGAAAACCGAAAGCATTATCAGGCGGACAGCGACAACGTGTCGCATTAGGTCGTGCAATTGTCCGTGACGCAAAAGTTTTCTTAATGGATGAACCTTTATCAAATTTAGATGCAAAATTACGTGTAGCGATGCGCTCAGAAATTTCTAAATTACATCAGCGCCTTGGAACGACTACAATCTATGTTACACATGATCAAACAGAGGCAATGACGATGGCTTCCCGCCTTGTCGTTATGAAAGACGGAAAAATCCAACAAATTGGAGCTCCAAAAGAAGTATATGAAACACCTGAAAATATTTTCGTTGGTGGATTTATCGGCTCACCAGCAATGAATTTCTTCCATGGTACATTAACTGAAGCCGAGTTCGTTATAGACAATGCACTAAAGATTAAAGTATCTGAAGGAAAAATGAAACTACTACGTGAACAAGGCTATGTAAATAAAGAAATTGTTTTAGGAATACGCCCTGAAGATATCCATGATGAACTTTTATTTTTAGAAGCCTCAAAATCTACTACATTTACAACAAAAATTGAAGTTGCAGAATTATTAGGTGCAGAATCGATTTTATATATGAAACTAGGAAATCAAGATTTCGCAGCACGAGTTGATGCAAGACATACTTTTGCACATGGAGATCAAATTAAACTTGCATTTGATATGAATAAAGCACATTTCTTTGATAGTCAAACTGAAATCCGTATTCGCTAA
- a CDS encoding RDD family protein, which produces MKLKMHRPAVVMNRIGASIIDMFLISVMYGAVVAIITGNYSAIFNRFNISLGDYRYDLTLVFVLMAIYFVFVPFIWNGCTLGKKITRTKLISLTSEKLTMQTLIMRFFALLLPNILLLGIPLICNVYMMLFRKDNCGFHDLITKTKVMSIV; this is translated from the coding sequence ATGAAGTTAAAGATGCATCGTCCAGCGGTTGTAATGAATCGTATTGGTGCTTCCATTATTGACATGTTTTTAATCTCGGTTATGTACGGTGCAGTAGTGGCTATTATCACAGGAAATTATAGTGCTATTTTCAATCGCTTTAATATAAGTTTAGGTGACTATCGATATGATTTGACACTTGTATTCGTATTGATGGCTATATATTTTGTTTTTGTACCATTTATATGGAACGGTTGTACACTTGGTAAAAAGATAACAAGAACAAAGCTTATATCGTTAACAAGTGAAAAATTAACGATGCAAACATTAATAATGCGATTTTTTGCATTGTTATTACCGAACATATTGTTACTTGGAATTCCTTTAATATGCAATGTGTATATGATGTTATTCCGTAAAGATAATTGTGGCTTCCATGATTTAATCACAAAGACGAAAGTGATGAGCATTGTGTAA
- a CDS encoding alpha-glycosidase, with translation MLKEAIYHRPKDNYAYAYDEKTIHIRIRTKKDDVHTISFIHGDPYEWKNGKWVTTNIAMKKSGSTDLFDYWSVSIQPKFKRLRYGFKLTNDVVTLIYTERGFFSTLPNDDVGNFFCFPFIHKKDVFSAPSWIKDTVWYQIFPERFANGDSTRNPANTLPWASTEPTATNFFGGDFAGIIQNLDYLVKLGISGIYFTPIFTAHSNHKYDTIDYMDIDPQFGTKETFKELVSTCHKHGIKVMLDAVFNHSGYFFDKFQDVLEKGEKSRYKDWFHIHEFPIVTEPLPNYDTFAFTPYMPKLNTANPDVKEYLLEVGRYWVREFHIDGWRLDVANEVDHSFWREFRSEIKAINPEVYILGEIWHDALPWLQGDQFDAVMSYPVTNALLSYFANETIGAGEFMKQITNSLYSYSMNVNEAAFHLLDSHDTPRILTICNGNKDKLKLLYVFHLSFIGSPCIYYGDEIGLDGGMDPGCRKCMVWDEKEQDTLLFTHVQTLISLRKQYKAFGGHGTFQFIEANDEQNYISYTKTYKDETIFFVLNPTNKEITASIPFHITGKKIINIYTNEEFSAEANSLQVAISPYGFSILKW, from the coding sequence ATGTTAAAAGAAGCAATATACCACAGGCCAAAAGACAATTATGCATACGCTTACGATGAAAAAACAATCCATATTCGAATACGTACAAAAAAAGACGACGTACACACCATCTCTTTCATTCATGGTGATCCTTATGAGTGGAAAAATGGAAAATGGGTTACTACAAATATAGCGATGAAAAAAAGCGGTTCCACTGATTTGTTTGATTATTGGTCTGTTTCAATTCAACCGAAATTTAAACGCTTACGTTATGGATTTAAGTTAACAAATGATGTAGTAACACTCATTTACACAGAGCGTGGATTTTTTTCTACACTCCCAAATGACGATGTCGGTAACTTTTTCTGCTTTCCATTTATTCATAAAAAAGATGTTTTTTCCGCTCCTTCATGGATAAAAGATACAGTATGGTATCAAATCTTCCCAGAACGGTTTGCTAACGGAGATTCTACACGTAACCCAGCCAATACCCTTCCATGGGCAAGTACAGAGCCAACTGCAACTAATTTTTTCGGTGGTGATTTTGCTGGTATTATTCAAAATCTTGATTACCTTGTGAAGCTTGGCATTTCTGGTATTTATTTCACTCCTATTTTCACAGCTCATTCCAATCATAAATATGACACCATTGACTACATGGATATCGATCCGCAATTCGGGACGAAAGAAACCTTTAAAGAGCTTGTTTCCACTTGTCATAAACACGGTATAAAAGTAATGCTCGATGCAGTGTTTAATCATAGTGGATACTTTTTCGATAAATTTCAAGATGTTCTCGAAAAAGGTGAAAAATCCCGATATAAAGATTGGTTTCATATTCATGAATTTCCAATCGTAACTGAGCCACTTCCTAATTATGATACTTTCGCTTTTACACCATACATGCCAAAATTAAATACAGCAAATCCAGATGTAAAAGAATATTTACTTGAGGTAGGGCGTTATTGGGTGCGAGAATTCCATATAGACGGTTGGCGCCTTGATGTAGCAAACGAAGTCGATCATAGTTTTTGGAGAGAGTTCCGCAGTGAAATAAAAGCAATCAATCCTGAAGTATATATTTTAGGCGAAATATGGCACGATGCACTTCCATGGCTACAAGGAGACCAATTTGATGCAGTCATGAGCTACCCGGTTACAAACGCTCTACTCTCTTACTTCGCCAATGAGACAATTGGAGCAGGCGAATTTATGAAACAAATTACAAATTCACTCTATTCTTATTCTATGAACGTAAATGAGGCTGCATTTCATTTATTAGATAGCCACGACACACCTAGAATTTTAACGATATGTAATGGTAATAAAGATAAACTAAAGTTACTCTATGTATTTCACCTTTCTTTCATCGGTTCTCCTTGTATTTATTACGGTGATGAAATTGGCTTAGACGGAGGGATGGATCCTGGCTGCCGAAAATGCATGGTATGGGATGAAAAGGAGCAAGACACCCTATTATTTACACATGTACAAACATTAATTTCTTTACGCAAACAATATAAAGCCTTCGGTGGACATGGAACATTTCAATTTATTGAAGCAAATGATGAGCAAAACTATATTTCTTACACCAAAACGTACAAGGATGAGACTATCTTTTTTGTTTTAAATCCAACAAACAAAGAAATTACAGCCTCCATTCCATTTCATATCACGGGCAAAAAAATTATTAATATATATACAAACGAAGAATTTTCAGCTGAAGCAAATTCCTTACAAGTTGCAATTTCTCCGTATGGATTCTCCATTTTAAAATGGTAA
- a CDS encoding AAA family ATPase, with protein sequence MEHTAFLKSVSLQTEKIPSFSAYPYCLPAIRTLQSLVLHPNVTFIIGENGTGKSTLLEGIAVALGFNAEGGTKNFRFTTHDSHSSLHEYIRVSKSFNTPKEGFFLRAESFYNVASYIDEIDADKEGSGNKIINSYGGISLHEQSHGESFFSLFMNRFSGEGLYILDEPEAALSPMRQLSMLIRMHELAEQGSQFLIATHSPILMAYPESTIYSLTQDGIHESTLEDTEHYQTTKLFFENRDRLFHHLFDS encoded by the coding sequence ATTGAACATACAGCATTTTTAAAAAGTGTCTCCTTACAAACAGAAAAAATCCCTAGTTTCTCCGCATACCCATACTGTTTACCTGCCATCCGAACATTACAATCACTCGTTTTACATCCTAATGTAACATTTATTATTGGAGAGAACGGAACAGGAAAATCAACATTACTAGAAGGAATTGCGGTTGCTTTAGGGTTTAATGCAGAAGGTGGCACAAAAAACTTCCGTTTTACTACGCACGATTCACATTCATCTTTACATGAATACATTCGAGTTTCAAAAAGTTTCAATACACCAAAAGAAGGATTCTTTCTACGTGCCGAATCATTTTATAACGTTGCTTCTTATATCGATGAAATAGATGCCGATAAAGAGGGGAGTGGGAATAAAATTATTAATTCATATGGTGGGATCTCACTACACGAACAATCTCACGGTGAATCGTTCTTTTCATTATTTATGAACCGCTTTTCTGGAGAAGGTTTATACATTTTAGACGAGCCCGAAGCAGCTTTATCACCGATGAGACAACTTTCGATGCTCATTCGAATGCACGAACTCGCTGAGCAAGGCTCACAATTTCTTATCGCAACACATTCTCCCATCTTAATGGCTTATCCAGAATCTACTATATATTCTTTAACACAAGATGGGATTCACGAATCTACTTTAGAAGATACTGAACATTATCAAACAACGAAACTCTTTTTTGAAAACCGCGATCGATTATTTCATCATTTATTTGATTCTTAA
- a CDS encoding glycoside hydrolase family 13 protein: MEKQWWKESVVYQIYPRSFMDSNGDGIGDLRGIISKLDYLKELGIDVIWLSPVYESPNDDNGYDISDYCKIMNEFGTMDDWDELLRAMHERNMKLMMDLVVNHTSDEHNWFVESRKSKNNTYRDYYMWRPGKEGKEPNNWGAAFSGSAWQYDEMTDEYYLHLFSKKQPDLNWDNERVRKEVYDMMKFWLEKGIDGFRMDVINFISKEEGLPAVETEEEGYVSGHQHFMNGPNIHTYLHEMNQEVLSYYDIMTVGEMPGVTTEEAKLYTAEDRQELQMVFQFEHMDLDSGEGGKWDIKPCSLLTLKRNLTKWQKALEHTGWNSLYWNNHDQPRVVSRFGNDEAYRIESAKMLATVLHMMKGTPYIYQGEEIGMTNVHFDSIDEYRDIETLNMYKEKVIERGEEEAKVMQSIYIKGRDNARTPMQWDDKEHAGFTAGEPWIAVNSNYKEINVKHALQNKESIFYYYKELIELRKKHEVIVYGTYDLILEDHPSIFAYVRTYKEEKLLVIANFTEAECVFELPEQIVYSSSQLLIHNYEVKNEIIENMTLRPYEAMVYKLK; encoded by the coding sequence ATGGAAAAGCAATGGTGGAAAGAAAGTGTTGTATATCAAATTTATCCTCGTAGTTTTATGGATAGTAATGGTGATGGAATAGGTGATCTTCGCGGAATCATTTCAAAGCTAGATTATTTGAAAGAATTAGGTATTGACGTTATTTGGTTATCACCAGTCTATGAATCTCCGAATGATGATAATGGTTATGATATAAGTGATTATTGTAAAATTATGAATGAGTTTGGAACGATGGATGATTGGGATGAATTATTACGTGCGATGCATGAGCGTAATATGAAACTCATGATGGATTTAGTCGTTAATCATACTTCCGATGAACATAATTGGTTCGTTGAATCACGTAAATCAAAAAATAATACATATCGAGACTACTATATGTGGCGTCCTGGAAAAGAAGGAAAAGAACCGAATAACTGGGGGGCAGCTTTTAGTGGATCAGCATGGCAGTATGACGAAATGACAGATGAATATTATTTACATTTATTTTCTAAAAAACAACCAGATTTAAACTGGGATAATGAAAGAGTACGAAAAGAAGTTTATGATATGATGAAGTTTTGGCTAGAAAAAGGAATTGATGGTTTCCGTATGGATGTAATCAACTTTATTTCTAAGGAAGAAGGATTACCAGCTGTTGAAACAGAGGAAGAAGGATATGTATCCGGACATCAGCATTTTATGAACGGGCCAAATATCCATACATATTTACATGAAATGAATCAAGAAGTATTGTCGTACTATGATATTATGACCGTAGGTGAAATGCCGGGTGTAACAACAGAAGAGGCGAAACTGTATACAGCAGAAGATCGTCAAGAATTACAAATGGTATTTCAATTTGAACATATGGATTTAGATTCTGGAGAAGGCGGAAAGTGGGATATAAAACCATGTTCACTCCTTACTTTGAAGCGAAATTTAACAAAATGGCAAAAAGCATTAGAACATACAGGATGGAACAGCTTGTATTGGAATAACCATGATCAACCACGTGTTGTTTCTCGTTTCGGAAACGATGAGGCTTATCGCATTGAATCAGCAAAAATGTTAGCGACAGTACTTCATATGATGAAGGGGACTCCTTATATTTATCAAGGAGAAGAAATTGGCATGACAAATGTTCATTTTGATTCAATTGATGAGTATCGAGATATCGAAACGCTGAATATGTATAAGGAAAAAGTGATAGAGCGCGGTGAAGAAGAAGCGAAAGTGATGCAGTCCATTTATATTAAAGGACGAGATAATGCTAGAACACCAATGCAATGGGATGATAAAGAACATGCTGGATTTACAGCAGGTGAGCCGTGGATTGCGGTAAATTCTAATTACAAAGAAATTAATGTGAAACACGCACTTCAAAATAAAGAATCCATTTTTTATTACTATAAAGAATTAATTGAATTACGTAAAAAACATGAAGTAATTGTGTATGGAACATATGATTTAATTTTAGAAGATCACCCTTCAATCTTTGCTTATGTAAGAACATATAAAGAGGAAAAACTTCTTGTCATTGCAAATTTCACGGAAGCTGAATGTGTATTTGAATTGCCAGAGCAAATTGTGTATAGCAGCTCACAATTATTAATACACAATTATGAAGTGAAAAATGAAATAATAGAAAATATGACGTTACGTCCATATGAAGCGATGGTATACAAATTGAAATAA
- a CDS encoding sugar ABC transporter substrate-binding protein, whose protein sequence is MKKALSLLTVSALTIGMLSACGPKDSGKKEASKEKKDYDLLVWEDLKKGTALEPAVKSFEKKYNVKVKVAEIQMTDQTKKLRLDGPAGTGPDVVTLPHDHIGNVVTEGLIDEVKVDDAVKSKFTDLSIEAQTYKGKLYGLPKAIETPVFIYNKKLMPKAPETMDELYNFSKDFTKNGKYGFLALGDNLYFANAFMAGMGGYVFGEKDGKPNTDDIGLNSSGAVQGMEYIQKWYKENLFPKGIIGESGGAAADGLFNEGKAASIMNGPWAFQAMEKNGIDYGVAPMPKLPNGQPMKTFVGVKGWHVTSFSKNKDLATKFVDWVTNEENAKIRFEKTKEIPPVKSVMEDPIIKDNEAAKAVATQSENAIPMPNIPEMKEVWEPARFALELLAAGKQEPKPALDEAVKQIKGNIEANHSKKK, encoded by the coding sequence ATGAAGAAAGCATTGTCATTATTAACAGTTTCAGCTTTGACAATCGGTATGTTATCTGCATGTGGACCGAAAGATTCAGGGAAAAAAGAAGCGAGTAAAGAGAAGAAAGACTATGATCTTCTTGTTTGGGAAGATCTAAAAAAAGGTACTGCATTAGAACCAGCTGTAAAGAGTTTTGAAAAGAAGTATAACGTGAAAGTCAAAGTGGCTGAAATTCAAATGACAGATCAAACGAAAAAGCTACGACTTGATGGTCCGGCAGGTACAGGGCCTGACGTTGTGACATTACCGCATGATCATATTGGAAATGTTGTTACTGAAGGTTTAATTGATGAAGTGAAAGTTGATGATGCTGTAAAGAGCAAATTTACGGACTTATCTATAGAAGCTCAAACATATAAGGGGAAATTATATGGTTTACCAAAAGCCATTGAAACACCTGTATTTATTTATAATAAAAAGCTTATGCCAAAGGCACCTGAAACAATGGATGAGTTATATAATTTTTCGAAAGATTTCACGAAAAATGGTAAGTACGGATTTTTAGCATTAGGAGATAATTTGTATTTTGCGAATGCATTTATGGCTGGTATGGGCGGATATGTATTTGGTGAGAAGGATGGAAAACCGAATACAGATGATATCGGATTAAATAGTAGCGGAGCAGTACAAGGGATGGAATATATTCAAAAATGGTATAAGGAGAATTTATTTCCAAAAGGTATTATTGGTGAATCTGGTGGAGCGGCAGCTGACGGATTGTTCAATGAAGGAAAAGCTGCATCGATTATGAATGGTCCTTGGGCATTTCAAGCTATGGAGAAAAATGGAATTGATTATGGGGTAGCACCGATGCCAAAATTACCAAATGGTCAACCAATGAAAACTTTTGTCGGTGTAAAAGGATGGCATGTAACAAGTTTTTCAAAAAATAAAGATTTAGCAACGAAATTTGTTGATTGGGTAACAAATGAGGAAAATGCAAAAATTCGCTTTGAGAAAACAAAAGAAATTCCCCCTGTTAAATCAGTAATGGAAGATCCAATTATTAAAGATAATGAAGCTGCAAAAGCAGTGGCAACTCAATCTGAGAATGCAATTCCAATGCCGAATATTCCAGAAATGAAAGAAGTATGGGAGCCTGCAAGATTTGCATTAGAATTACTTGCAGCTGGAAAACAGGAACCAAAACCGGCACTTGATGAAGCTGTAAAACAAATTAAAGGAAATATTGAAGCAAATCATAGTAAGAAAAAATAA
- a CDS encoding DUF3997 domain-containing protein yields MKRWIILFATILLTGCTGSTNHLAYTINDEYELINTSGNAFELFPTHDAVYATQYIPAKVTEIGWDDKYIIAKQVEEKSDPNNPEAAITNKKNEHYWIIDVKHNKRFGPYNEKQFTEQKDAFKIKTSFQTVESYVKELKKQSA; encoded by the coding sequence TTGAAACGATGGATAATCCTATTTGCCACCATACTATTAACAGGTTGTACAGGTAGTACAAACCACTTAGCATACACTATCAATGATGAATATGAACTCATAAACACTTCCGGAAATGCATTTGAACTTTTCCCAACGCATGATGCTGTATATGCTACACAATACATTCCTGCAAAAGTTACAGAGATAGGCTGGGATGATAAATACATTATCGCAAAACAAGTTGAGGAGAAATCAGATCCAAATAATCCTGAAGCAGCTATAACAAATAAAAAAAATGAGCATTATTGGATTATCGACGTAAAACATAATAAACGATTTGGTCCTTATAACGAAAAACAATTCACTGAACAAAAGGATGCTTTTAAAATTAAGACCAGCTTCCAAACTGTAGAATCGTACGTGAAAGAACTCAAAAAACAGTCAGCATAA